The genomic region ACATGACCGCCGCCGTCGCGCATCTCAAGGGCATGGACGCGGTGCAGGGCCAGGGCAAGGGCGGCGCCACCCAGGTCGCGGCGCTCGGCTACTGCCTGGGCGGGGCGCTGGCCTACCAGGCGGCGGCCCATTGCGGCGTCGCGGCGGCGGCCAGCTACTACGGCGTGCAGATCGAGAAGCAACTGCACCTCAAGGACAAGATCGCCTGCCCGACGGTGCTGCATTTCGGCGGCGTGGACGAGCATGTGCCGATGGAAGCGGTCGAGCAGGTCCGCGAGGCTTTCGCGGACACGGACCATGTGCTGATCAACGTCTACGAGGGCGCCCCCCACGGCTTCGCCAACCGCTTCCGCGACAGCTACGACAAGGCCGCGGCCGGCATGGCGCATTCCCGCACCATCGCGCTGCTGCGCGGCACGATGGGGCCGGGCTACGACCTCGAGCATCTGTGGGATATGCACTGCTACTACGAGTTCGCGACCCGCGACGTCGACGCCACGATGGCGACGATGGTGGCGCAGCCCTACGTCAACCACATCCCGACCATGACCGGCGGCGTCGGCTATACCGAGCTGCACCGCTTCTACAAGAACCATTTCGTCAACGCGAACCCGGACGATACGGCGCTGATCCCGGTGTCGCGAACCGTCGGCGCAGACCGGGTGGTCGACGAGATGATCTTCGAATTCACCCACGACCGGGAGATCGACTGGATGCTGCCCGGCGTGGCGCCGACCGGCAAACGGGTGCGCATCCCGCTCGTCGCGATCATCAACTTCCGCGGCCCGAAGCTGTATCACGAGCATATCTACTGGGATCAGGCCTCGGTGCTGGTCCAGATCGGCGCGCTCGACGCGAAGGACCTGCCGACCGCGGGCATGGCGACCGCGGCGAAGATGCTCGACGAAACGCAGCCGTCCAACACGCTGATGGAACGCTGGGCCGAGAGCGCCCCGGCGGAAGCCGCCGAATAGGCCGGCCCCGGCCGACCGGATAAAACCCCAGGGAGGAAACCATGACCCATCTCGACCGCAGGCAGTTCCTGCACACCGCGGGCGCAGCCGGCGCCGCGACCGGCCTCGGCTCGCTGCTGTTCAACCGGGCGGCGGCGGCCGCCATCGGCGATACGCTGACCATCGCATACCATGTGCCGCTGCCGGCCTGGGACCCGACGACCGGCCTGTCCTCGGTCAACCCGCAGCTCATGTCGATCTACAAATGCGTGTTCGACCAGTATGTCGACCAGAACGCCGATCTGAGTTTCCGGCCCGGTCTGCTGACCAAGTGGGGCTGGACCGACGACAAGACGAAGATCCGCATGGAGGTGCGCCAGGGCGCCAAATGGTCGGACGGCACGCCGATCACGGCGCAGGAT from Rhodospirillaceae bacterium harbors:
- a CDS encoding dienelactone hydrolase family protein encodes the protein MAGDFIDIPAADGGTFQGYLALPEGGKGPGLMILQEIFGVNEAIRATCDYFAEEGYVVLAPDMFHRLEKRVDLSYSDDERARAFDFLGRFDFGKAVEDMTAAVAHLKGMDAVQGQGKGGATQVAALGYCLGGALAYQAAAHCGVAAAASYYGVQIEKQLHLKDKIACPTVLHFGGVDEHVPMEAVEQVREAFADTDHVLINVYEGAPHGFANRFRDSYDKAAAGMAHSRTIALLRGTMGPGYDLEHLWDMHCYYEFATRDVDATMATMVAQPYVNHIPTMTGGVGYTELHRFYKNHFVNANPDDTALIPVSRTVGADRVVDEMIFEFTHDREIDWMLPGVAPTGKRVRIPLVAIINFRGPKLYHEHIYWDQASVLVQIGALDAKDLPTAGMATAAKMLDETQPSNTLMERWAESAPAEAAE